A genomic stretch from Arachis stenosperma cultivar V10309 chromosome 3, arast.V10309.gnm1.PFL2, whole genome shotgun sequence includes:
- the LOC130970188 gene encoding uncharacterized protein LOC130970188, translated as MANTISITQKVTCFGLGTLDKTQASKVGLPPTTHHHVRINSNIKNNRCYVLEHNLGLFRFPSYTTTRKMNMSVFGSTQPGPVDPSSSPAHWKFWIIGTIFTILLSFSRGKWGPLLQLKEKIETRMKEAEKIAEAVEEVAEGVEKVAEDVAKIVPEGKLHDAAQFVEKVAQDIDKHAQAAEDALEKAKDMEQDMESFFESTTHGQEKSVATTTEWKDQK; from the exons ATGGCAAACACAATTTCCATCACCCAAAAGGTTACTTGCTTTGGCTTAGGGACATTGGACAAAACTCAAGCTTCAAAAGTTGGCCTCCCTCCAACCACTCATCATCACGTTCGAATCAACTCCAACATCAAAAATAATCGCTGCTATGTTTTGGAACACAACTTAGGATTATTCAGATTTCCAAGTTACACCACCACTAGAAAGAT gAATATGAGTGTGTTTGGCAGTACTCAACCCGGTCCAGTtgatccttcttcttcacctgcTCATTG GAAATTCTGGATCATAGGAACGATATTCACGATACTTTTATCCTTTTCGAGGGGCAAATGGGGTCCTTTGCTACAACTCAAAG agaaaatagaaacaaGAATGAAGGAAGCGGAAAAGATAGCGGAGGCAGTGGAAGAAGTGGCGGAAGGGGTGGAGAAGGTAGCTGAAGATGTTGCCAAGATTGTTCCTGAGGGAAAGCTTCATGACGCTGCTCAGTTTGTTGAAAAAGTAGCTCAAGATATAGACAAACATGCCCAAGCCGCAGAAGATGCATTAGAAAAG GCAAAAGACATGGAACAAGACATGGAATCGTTCTTTGAATCAACCACTCATGGACAAgaaaaaagtgttgccaccaccaCAGAATGGAAAGAtcaaaagtag